The following proteins come from a genomic window of Gossypium raimondii isolate GPD5lz chromosome 5, ASM2569854v1, whole genome shotgun sequence:
- the LOC105767171 gene encoding probable disease resistance protein At4g27220, which yields MPCLSVLNLAFTKIESLPNSISELKNLTTLLLRGCEEIRDLPCLSMLQELKKLDLSRTQIEEVPEGMDMLIKLRYLDLSVRTLKEIPAGLLPKLVHLQHLGFHESNEKTSLKAEEMEPLKKLECFTGRFEDIGELNKFISSMQQSKKNLIKYYLQVGSSLMGSTTDKVVTIGGVQNWEGELIMHPIEIQELIILRCDYLRNLVDDNSSFKNAIDLRICSIWGCKGIECVVPLSSFASSSAHPFQSLEVLNLQWLPKLSALIMNDEGIGSATTSTLVPSATFSHLKKIFVQGCSSMKTLLPHWLLPNLQNLEDIWVEKCDEIVEILGAATSEVEEKGSDALIQFHLPKLRKLSFR from the coding sequence ATGCCTTGTCTTAGTGTTCTCAATTTGGCTTTTACAAAGATCGAGAGTTTACCAAATTCCATCTCTGAACTAAAGAACCTCACAACATTGTTGCTTCGTGGCTGTGAAGAAATAAGAGATCTGCCATGTCTTTCGATGCTTCAAGAATTGAAGAAGTTGGATCTCTCTAGGACTCAAATTGAGGAAGTCCCTGAAGGAATGGATATGCTGATAAAGCTAAGATATCTTGATCTTAGTGTGCGCACTCTGAAAGAGATACCCGCTGGACTTTTACCAAAACTCGTTCACCTTCAGCACTTGGGTTTTCATGAGAGCAATGAAAAAACAAGTCTAAAAGCAGAGGAGATGGAACCATTGAAGAAGTTGGAGTGCTTTACCGGACGTTTCGAAGACATCGGTGAATTGAATAAGTTCATCTCCTCAATGCAACAAAGTAAGAAAAATCTCATAAAGTATTATTTACAGGTGGGCTCATCTCTTATGGGTAGTACAACAGATAAAGTAGTAACAATTGGAGGAGTCCAGAATTGGGAAGGTGAGTTAATTATGCACCCAATTGAAATTCAAGAGTTGATTATTTTAAGGTGCGACTATTTGAGAAACTTAGTCGATGATAATTCTTCCTTCAAAAATGCGATTGACTTGAGGATTTGTAGTATTTGGGGGTGTAAAGGGATAGAGTGTGTTGTTCCCTTGTCCTCTTTTGCCTCTTCTTCCGCTCATCCATTTCAGAGCCTCGAGGTGTTGAATCTTCAATGGCTGCCAAAGTTGAGTGCCCTTATTATGAATGATGAAGGAATTGGTTCAGCAACAACATCAACATTGGTTCCGTCTGCCACCTTTTCCCatcttaagaaaatttttgtacAGGGATGCTCAAGTATGAAGACGTTGCTTCCACATTGGTTGCTTCCAAACCTCCAAAACCTGGAAGATATTTGGGTGGAAAAATGTGATGAGATAGTAGAAATATTGGGAGCAGCAACATCAGAAGTTG
- the LOC128040972 gene encoding probable disease resistance protein At1g61300, translating to MEYVEPGVGIANCLGPPLCKYLKYHRKLNDYVRNFGRIRDELNCKMADIELQLKAELLSPGGKIPKQGVENWLKGAKEMIAEAQDVEIKVRNGRYLCRAWNGKLVDEKTREMKEFRDKAPNASEALAMDGPSAGLPLPTSELVGEEAARKEIWACLMQEEVKKIGLWGMGGVGKATIMKHIHNDLLKEQRFERVIWVTISKEFNVMKVQDDIASALKLKEDLAIEGDKLRRAAILSEMLKKVGKHVLILDDVWDEVSLEEVGILEPSDSNGFKLVLTTRSEHVCKYMGCTVIKVKPLSAQQALTLFLSKVGPNIVQNKIVMPILRLVVEECAGLPLTIVVVASTLKGEEDPLIWKNALKELKERIEKVEGVEAKVIERLKFSFDH from the coding sequence ATGGAATACGTAGAGCCCGGTGTTGGCATTGCAAATTGTCTTGGACCTCCTCTTTGTAAATACTTGAAATATCACAGAAAGCTGAATGATTATGTGAGAAACTTCGGGAGGATCAgagatgaattgaattgtaaaatggCAGACATAGAGCTGCAATTGAAAGCAGAGCTTCTTTCTCCTGGAGGGAAGATACCAAAGCAAGGAGTTGAAAATTGGTTGAAAGGTGCGAAAGAGATGATTGCGGAAGCACAGGATGTAGAAATTAAAGTCAGAAACGGGAGATATCTCTGTCGTGCTTGGAACGGAAAGCTGGTTGATGAAAAGACTCGAGAAATGAAGGAATTTCGTGATAAAGCTCCTAATGCCTCTGAAGCTCTTGCCATGGATGGTCCAAGTGCTGGGTTGCCACTGCCAACATCAGAACTAGTTGGGGAGGAAGCTGCCAGAAAAGAGATTTGGGCATGTTTGATGCAAGAGGAGGTAAAAAAGATTGGGCTTTGGGGGATGGGCGGTGTGGGTAAAGCCACAATCATGAAGCACATCCACAATGATCTTTTGAAAGAACAAAGATTCGAAAGAGTAATCTGGGTTACCATATCAAAGGAGTTCAATGTAATGAAGGTACAAGATGATATTGCAAGTGCTTTGAAGTTGAAGGAAGATTTGGCCATAGAAGGAGACAAGCTCAGACGAGCTGCAATCTTGTCAGAAATGCTGAAGAAAGTAGGAAAGCACGTTCTAATCCTAGATGATGTGTGGGATGAAGTCTCTCTAGAAGAAGTTGGGATCCTTGAGCCGAGTGACAGCAATGGCTTCAAGTTGGTGTTGACAACCCGTTCGGAGCATGTCTGTAAGTATATGGGTTGCACGGTGATAAAAGTGAAGCCCCTTTCAGCACAACAGGCATTGACACTATTCTTGAGTAAAGTTGGGCCTAACATAGtgcaaaataaaattgtaatgcCAATTTTGAGGCTCGTTGTCGAAGAATGTGCGGGTCTGCCTCTTACAATTGTCGTCGTAGCTAGTACATTGAAAGGAGAAGAGGACCCTCTTATTTGGAAAAACGCACTCAAGGAATTGAAAGAGAGAATAGAAAAAGTGGAAGGAGTGGAAGCTAAAGTGATAGAGCGTTTGAAATTTAGCTTCGATCACTAA